The bacterium genomic interval AAACTCGATGAGATTCTGTGCGAGAAGTTTGATATTGTGTTCACGAGCTACGGAGTCATCTTCTGGCTGTCGGATCTCTATCGCTGGGGACAGGTGATTGCGAACATGCTTGCGCCCGGCGGAAAGTTCGTGATTGTGGAGGTTCACCCGGTGGTGATGATGTTTGAAGATGTCAACGGACGGATTGAGCGCAAGTTCAACTACTTTCATTGCGAAGAGGGCATTACCATGCCGCCGATGCCGGACTATGCAGACAAAAATTATGTTCCGGTCAACGATACTCTGGAGTGGCAATGGACATTGGCGGACGTCTTTCGCGCGCTGACGCGGGCAGGGCTGCGTGTCACGCAGATGGAGGAATATCCGACCTGCTGTTTTATGCCGTTTGCGAACATGGTGGAATGCGGTGACGACATGTATCGTCTGGCGGACGGCGAGCCGGAGATGCCCTTGACCTTTGCGATGGAAGCAAGGTTTTGAGTTGCAACCGCATCTGCTGATAGCCTTGCAGGGGGGCGGCGCGTACGGTTCCTATCAAGCGGGAATGCTGGACGAGTATTTCCGGCAAAAAGGCCAGCCGTATGACGGCGGATACGGAGTGTCGGTCGGCGCACTGAATGTCGCGCAGCTATTTGGAACGAAGAGCGGTACGCCTGAAGCGAGCCTCCGTGAGCAGCCGGCGAATGCGGCGAGTTTAGCGGAGCTATGGCAGAAGGAGATTACGGGTAATGAGTCGGTCTATAAGCCCTATCGCTCGACCGGTGTGGTGACGGAGGGTGCACGGCGTATACTGGGCAAGGGAATATTCGGAGATTTGGCCGTGGCCGCACTGCGCAAGCAGCCTGCGGTGTATGACACGAAGCCTTTGCGGGCACTGTTGGAAAAGAATCTCGCGGGCAGGAAGTGGCCGCGCGCTGTGGAAGTTGGAGCGGTGAATCTCGAATTGGGACGATTCTTCGAAATTCCGCTCTCGGCTCCCAGTCATGGCCTGACTCCTCTTGATGCGGTGATGGCCTCGGCGGCCATTCCGATTGTGTTTCCGCCCATTGAAGGATTCGTGGACGGCGGAGTGACCGATGTGACTCCGCTGCGCTCAGTGTTCAACCACTTCCGCGAAGTCCGTGATGAGCGCAGGTCCCGCAATCAACCTGAAATCAGACAGGAGTTGCACGTCTATCGTGCGTCCTCGTTTCCGCAGCCGAAGCGCGGGCCGTTCGACCGGGTAGTGAAGGTGCTCGAACGCACGCTGGAAATTTTCGTGGACAACACCGACCGTGAAGACTACGAGCGCGCGGCGTTTATCAACGAGCTTGCAGGCAAGATGCACTGCACACAGGTTTCGGCGGACAAAAAGGTCAAAAGCGAGTTCGTTTCGTGGCACCGCAAATACGGTTTGATTGATATCTACGTGATCGGTCCGTCGAAAAACGAAATGGGCAAGTTTTCTGACTCTTCGCGCAATTTTTCACCGAAGGCAATACGTGAAGGATTGATACTCGGCAGACGAAGAATGGCGGACTTTCTGCAAAATAGGGACGAATACCTACTCGAAGTTGTTCTGTTCAACGATGATGTGCCGGAGTTGGGGAAATAGCGGTTAACTATGAGAGATTTCTTTTTTTCACACAACCAAACTCAATGACACCTGTTTACTTAGTAGACGCCCTCCGGACTCCGGTGGGCAAGCATAATGGCATTTTGAAATCAGTGCGGCCGGACGACATGGCGGCGTTGGTGCTGAAGAGAATCATCGAGCGCAACCAGCTTGATCCGGGCCTCGTGGACGAGGTGTATATGGGGTGTGCCAATCAGGCCGGTGAAGACAACCGGAATGTCGCGCGGATGGCTGTCCTGTTGGCCGGATTTCCCTATACGATACCGGCGGTGACAGTCAACCGCCTGTGTGCATCGGGGATGGAAGCGGCCGCGATAGCCTTTCGGGCGGTTGCATCCGGTGAAGGCAATTGCTACATTGCAGGAGGTGTCGAATCCATGACCCGCGCCCCCTTCAGCGTTCCCAAGCTGGAAAGTGGTTTCTCGTTCGGGAATTTAACGGCATGGGACACAACTTTGGGCTGGCGCTACCCGAATCCGGCGATGAAGGAGCTTTTTCCGCTGGAATCCATGGGGGAAACGGCGGAGAATATCTATGAAAAGTGGAATATCTCGCGCGAATTGCAGGACCAGTTTGCCTATGAGTCTCACCAAAAAGCGGTGACGGCGCAGGCGGCCGGGCTTTTTGCCGACGAGATTGTCCCTGTGGAGATCTCGCAGAAGAAGGGTGAAACTGTCATGATTGACCGCGATGAGGGTCCTCGTGCGGACACCACACTGGAAAAACTTGCCACTCTGAAGCCGGCATTCCGTAAAGGTGGAACTGTAACCCCAGGGAATTCGTCCAGTCTAAATGATGGGGCGGCGGCGTTGCTGATCTGCTCGGAGAAGTTCGTGAAGGACCATGGCCTGAAGCCGCTGGCTCGGATAGTCGCTTCAGCGTCGGCGGGTGTGGACCCGCGCTACATGGGAATCGGGCCGGTGAACGCCGTGGAAAAGCTACTTTCTCGGACGGGACTGACGCGATTTGAAATCGGGCTTTGGGAAATCAACGAAGCTTTTGCCGTGCAGGTATTGGCAGTAGTTGCCGAGTTGGATCCTCACATTGACCGGGTGAACCCGAAGGGCGGTGCCATCGCGATAGGCCACCCGTTGGGAATGTCTGGTGCGCGCATTTTAGGCACTCTTGCACGCAGCATGCGCGATGCCGGCACCAAGTGGGGGATAGCCAGCCTCTGTGTTGGAGTTGGGCAGGGCCAAGCTATGCTGCTGGAAAATATAAATTAAGCTGGGTCTGCCAGATTTGCCAAATTCGCAATAAGTTGGCATAATGTTCGCTGTATCGTTTTCATAATCCATTCACAACCTTTTCAGAAAGTAATTTTGGTGCCGCGGGGCACCGTCACCAACCCAATGATTGTCAGCACCGCGACGATGGCGGATCTGCCCCAGCTGCTCGAGCTGGTCGCCGAATACCAATCCGAAGGCGAAGAATTCGAAGCACAGCCCGAGAACATAAACCGGGAGTACTTGACAGAGATTTTGGAGAATGACCGACTGGGATTAGTTTTCATCGGTCGCACATCAAGCGGAATCCCCGTGGGTTTTCTGTTGATGTATTTAACACCTTCGACGCTTGAAGCGGACAGGGTTCCAACGATTTTGGACATGTTCGTGCGTCCCAGCCAGCGCGAAAAGGGCTTTGGACGGCAGTTGTTTGACCATGCCATTCGCTGGGCCAGGAAAGAGAAGTTCGCGCACATTGACTGCCCCGTGGAAAACATGAACATGGTGGCACAGTACCTCTTCGACTACTACAAGGCCGATTCATCCGGCCGCATACTTTACTCTATTGACCTTACGAAAGAATAGCTTCGTTTCGATTGTTATTCTGCTTTTGACAGGACTTGTTTGGGCGAAGACCCCAAGCGAGCCGCGGAAGCATTTTGGCCGTTCGCTGCCGCAAATGGAGGCTTTGCGGTCGCCGCATTCTCCGCTGGACGTGCTCTATTCTTGGACGGAGGGACCGGATTCAATACTGGATCTTGAGACCATCGTCGCGACGATAAATGTCCCTGAATCCTTCAATGTCGAGGATGTGGACGCGGGTGTGACGATTACGCATCCGTATGTGCGCGATCTGACGCTGTGGCTTGAACGGGATTCGGTGTATATTGACTCCTTCATCGCGCGAATCGACACCATTTGGGACACGGACTCAACGTTTCATCGCGATACGCTGTGGGGCACGGAGCCGATTGACTCGGTGGCACGTGTGCTTCTGCTCGATTTGTTTCCCGGCGACGACATCGAGAACATGACCGGGTGCTGGTTTGACGACGATGCAGGCCGGGGAATTTATGAAGGACTTCCGCCATTCACGGGCGGTTTCAGGCCATTGCGTTCAATGGATACCCAGTTCGCCGGGCATGACGCGCAAGGCGAATGGCGGCTGATTGTACGCGACCGCTTCTTGTTCGACGAAGGTGTGCTGGAAGGGTTCTGGCTGGAAATCAACGGTATTCCCTCTCTAACGGGAACGGTGACCAACAGCGTGAATGGAAATCCGATCGCCAATGCGACGGTGCTCGTGATGGACACCAGTCTCGCGGATACGGTTGGACAAGTGAGCACGCTTACCAACGGCACTTACAGCTTCTCGCGATTCCCCGAGGGAACTTACCGGGTTCAGGTGAACGCCGCGAACTATGATTCGGCATACGCGGACGGGATAGTCGTGACAACCGGTCAAACCACGGTGCAGAATTTCACGCTTGTTCCGCGGGTCGGATTCACTGATGTCCCCTACACCGGTTCGCCAGTGCCGATTCCTGATTTGACGCAGGTCATTGTTCCGCTCGAGGTGACGGGATTAACGGGGAATATTCAGGACTTGGATGTGACAGTAAGCATCACGCATCCGTACATTGCGGACATGTTCATTGCAATTCAGCATCCGAATTCGGATTCGGTGGTGTTGTTCAACCCGCCGCTGTCGCCGAGCCTTGGCGCCAATATGACGAATTGCCGCTTTGACGATGAAGCTTCCACACCTATCGGCAGCGGCACAGGGCCATTCACCGGTTCGTATCGTCCGTTTTCAAATTTGAGTCAACTGGATACGTTGGAACCGTCCGGCACGTGGAACCTGATTGTCGAGGACGCGGGTGAGGCCGATGAGGGGACCCTGCAGAGCTTTACCTTGCATTTTGAGTTACCGTTGACGGAAGATGCCGAAGAGCCGGTCGTTGTCCGCGATTTTCAATTGCACCCGGCCTATCCGAATCCGTTCAATGCGAGTGTGAACTTGACTCTGGATGTCGTACGTGCGCAGAATGTTGAATTACTCGTGTTTGACGTCACAGGCCGCCTGGTTGAAACGCTTCACAGCGGCATGTTGAACATGGGGTCGCACCGCTTCATTTGGTCTCCGTTGTCGCGGGCTAGCGGAGTGTATTTCGTGCGCGCTCAAACACTCGACGCGAATCAGACAATCAAGACACTGTTGCTGAAATAGCACTACGCTTGCTGCATCAAAAGAGATATGGAGAGCTGTTTAACGCCAGTTCAGAGACAAGCATTTATTTAGAGATTGTCTCATGCTTCCAATTGTTTCTGTAGAATAGAAGTGACTCTGAATGCGTTCATTCGTGTCCTCTAGAGAGTCAGATAGATCAAATAGAAATGAGGTTACAATGTTTCGAATCGTTCTTATTATTACTGTTCTTTCTATTAGCACGTCTTATGCCCCTGCCGCATGTCCTGGGGATCCTGGTCTTGTTGTCAGACTAGTGCAGGGCACAGGTTATTCTGGGAATGTCGTGTTCACGCAATCCAACACATGCAAGTCGAAATACAACTGGCACGTGAACCGAGCAGGATGCGCGTCTAATATGGGCGTGTTTGCGGAACTAATTGACCTGACAACAGGTCAGACAATCATTTCAAGCGGGGTTACCGGGACAGGGACATGTACTGAGACAGTCACCCTTGTGAATGATCATCAATACGAAATGAGGTTTGATTATCAAATCGTGCAAGTTAACTGCCCTGCTGGGACCATAATTATTGAGTTTAAGCTCTGTTGAGCTTCACAAGCGATTCGCTAGCTCGGCTTTGCGAAACTACTGTTTTCGTTACCGGCTAACTACAATTTCAAGGATACAATTACTTAAGGCGATAGTTTTTTATCGACTTTTCATAACATTTGGTTTGCACTCTGAACAACCGAACAAAACTAATTGGAGAAGACACATGCAAAGAATTACAAGACTATTTGTTTTGACTTTGTTGCTCATTGTTGTTGGGGCGGCATTTGCGGGCAAGGCGCGAGGCCCCGAAGCCAGCTTGGTGAGCAAGAGCGGCGAGGTTCACAACATTTCGCCTGGCGTCTCGGCTTTTCGGCTTCCGGAAGTCGGCTCACGTCGTCCAGGTTCCCTAGACGAAGTGATCATTTCTGAAGATTTTGAAGACTACGCGAACGGCAGTTTGCCCCCGGGTTGGACCCAAGTTGACGTTGACAACGGTTCCTGCCCTGTGACGGGTTTTGGCGGTTTCTCTCGCTGGATTGTGTTTAGTGGTATTCCAGCTCATTCCGGTACAAAATTTGTGGCAAACGCTTACAATGCCCCACCTGTCCCGAACAACGATTGGTTGATTTTACCGCAACAGAACTTGACCGGTGAAATCACGCTTTCTTATTGGGCAGCATCACAGGATCCGTCGTATTTGGAAACCTTTGAAATTCGCGTTTCAACGACCGGCAGTACCCCAGCTGACTTCACAAATCTGGTCTCCACACATGTCGATGTTCCGAGTACCTACACTCAATACACAGACGATCTTTCAGCGTACGCCGGCAGCCCATTTTACATCGCATTCCACTATACATCTGTCGATGAGTTTATTCTCAAGGTTGATGACATTTTGCTCGAAGCCGGTGAAGCCGCTCCGACGGGCACGATCTCGGGCACTGTGACCAATTTCGAAACGAGTGCTCCGATTGTCGGCGCGACGGTGGAGATTGAAGGCGGCGGCAGCACGGAAACGGATGCCAACGGCGCGTACAGCTTCGATGTTCCTGCGGGTACGTACACGCTGACGGCCAGTGCGCAGAGTTTTGAAGATGAAACCATCGCGGGCGTTGAAGTGGTAGTCGAACAGACGACGACCGTTGACTTCGCGTTGGTGCCGTCGAGCACGGTCACCACCGATTACCCGTCCGCTGCAACTCCGGTGAACATTCCGGATCAAAGCCCGACGGGTGCCAACAAGACGATGACGATTACCGACGACTTCCTGATTGAAGACCTTGATGTCACCGTCAACATTACGCACACTTGGGTGTCAGACCTTGACCTCTACCTGATTTCTCCTTGGGGTGATACGGTTCAGCTTGCTGAAGACCCGACGACGTTCCCCCCGGGAGCAAACATGACAAATTGCCGCTTCGACGACGAAGCTGCAGTCGCCTTCAATTATGAGACACTTACCGCTCCGTTCACCGGGAGCTGGCAGCCGTTCGAAGAGTTGGGTGCCTTTGAAGGCTTCACGACGCAGGGAATCTGGACACTGCGCGCGGTGGACAACGAGCAGGCTGACGTCGGCTCCATCGGTGTTTTCATTGTCCACGTGTTGCACGAAGCGTCGGCGGTCGGTCCGCGCGGCGAAGGCATTCCGACTGGTTTTGCCATGCACGAGGCTTTCCCGAATCCGTTCAATCCAAGCACGCGCATTGACTTCGACGTTCCGGCGACGACGAATGGCGAACTGAAGATTTACAACTCGCTTGGTCAGGAAGTCGCGACGCTCGTGAGCGGTCAGCTTGCCACGGGTCTGCATTCGGTATATTTCGATGCGTCTGCACTGACGTCAGGAATCTACTTTGCTCAACTTCGCGCCGGTTCGTTTGTTGCAACGCAAAAACTCGTATTGATGAAGTAACGTCGTTTCAAATGCCTGAACGGCACGTCGAAATGTGAACGTTGAAGCGGCAGCCTGAAAGGGCTGCCGCTTTCGTTGGTGAGAATGTCACTTACTATTTCTGACCCACGAATGCCTCTTGTCAAGACTCAACGGACGTCACCAAACTAAGTGAAATCATGTGTTATGCAATGAACCCACAGAGCGGCAATTCGAATTTTGAGTTGCACTGCGGCGAATGCGAGCGTATATTATGGCGTTGCGGACACGCAACATTCATACGACCTCCCTGTCATCCGGTTACCTCCCAACCGGATGAGACAATGAAGCCCTCACCGAAAGGTGGGGGCTTTTTGCTTCGCGCAAGTCACGCAAACTGCAATTCACAGAGGGGGTGACAAAGAGACGCGCCTCTCTTCCTTAGAGTAATCACTCCCAAAGTAAATAGGCTCCCGCACGAATTGAAGCACGGGTTTTCACCAAGTTTCTCACCGTGCGAAAAGTCCATGCAGTGCGCTCAAACACTTAGAAGCGAAACGCGCTCGGGTGAGAAGATTAACATGTCATAACGGAAAGTAAACGCAGTTGATGTAGAATATTTTGCTTTGCAGACCCGCTCCCAAATTGCAGTGGACACATCTCGCGGCTTATATTGCATGCGTGACTGAATGAATATCATTGCACTACATGAGGAGTTCCATGAAGACAATTTGCGTACTGCTGTTGTCCGCGCTACTGGCATCACTGTCGTTTGCAACTGACACGGAGCCATGTTTTCCGGAAGGCTGCCGCACACAAACACAGGGCGGCTGGGGCGGAAATTGTAACGGTAATAACCCCGGATGTTTCCGTGATGCGAACTTTGGAACGGTGTTTCCGGAAGGACTGACCATCGGCGGCAACTTCACAATTCACTTTTCGAACTCAAACGCAGTTCGCGTTTTTCTTCCCGCCGGCGGAACTTCTGCGTCATTGACGGAGAACCACAACGATCCAACAAGCACGGAAGCCGGTGTGTTTGCCGGTCAGGTGACGGCGTTGGCGCTTTCACTTGGATTCTCTGAAGCGGGTTTACCGGGCTTCTGTGATCTTGGTTCACTGTATTACCTTTGCGTTCCGGACCCGGACCGTCACGGTGAAGACGACGACGAAGAATGCGATAGTCCGTTTGCCGGCAT includes:
- a CDS encoding class I SAM-dependent methyltransferase; this translates as MNLENSSGLAHPGHAQNLAWWDEVTPVHVRSEFYDVTGFLEGKPALDRLERDWLGDVAGMRVLHLQCHFGKSTIEIARAGAAEVVGVDFSGVAVDSARELANQTGVADRVRFVQCDVLKLDEILCEKFDIVFTSYGVIFWLSDLYRWGQVIANMLAPGGKFVIVEVHPVVMMFEDVNGRIERKFNYFHCEEGITMPPMPDYADKNYVPVNDTLEWQWTLADVFRALTRAGLRVTQMEEYPTCCFMPFANMVECGDDMYRLADGEPEMPLTFAMEARF
- a CDS encoding patatin-like phospholipase family protein — translated: MRWKQGFELQPHLLIALQGGGAYGSYQAGMLDEYFRQKGQPYDGGYGVSVGALNVAQLFGTKSGTPEASLREQPANAASLAELWQKEITGNESVYKPYRSTGVVTEGARRILGKGIFGDLAVAALRKQPAVYDTKPLRALLEKNLAGRKWPRAVEVGAVNLELGRFFEIPLSAPSHGLTPLDAVMASAAIPIVFPPIEGFVDGGVTDVTPLRSVFNHFREVRDERRSRNQPEIRQELHVYRASSFPQPKRGPFDRVVKVLERTLEIFVDNTDREDYERAAFINELAGKMHCTQVSADKKVKSEFVSWHRKYGLIDIYVIGPSKNEMGKFSDSSRNFSPKAIREGLILGRRRMADFLQNRDEYLLEVVLFNDDVPELGK
- a CDS encoding acetyl-CoA C-acyltransferase, with amino-acid sequence MTPVYLVDALRTPVGKHNGILKSVRPDDMAALVLKRIIERNQLDPGLVDEVYMGCANQAGEDNRNVARMAVLLAGFPYTIPAVTVNRLCASGMEAAAIAFRAVASGEGNCYIAGGVESMTRAPFSVPKLESGFSFGNLTAWDTTLGWRYPNPAMKELFPLESMGETAENIYEKWNISRELQDQFAYESHQKAVTAQAAGLFADEIVPVEISQKKGETVMIDRDEGPRADTTLEKLATLKPAFRKGGTVTPGNSSSLNDGAAALLICSEKFVKDHGLKPLARIVASASAGVDPRYMGIGPVNAVEKLLSRTGLTRFEIGLWEINEAFAVQVLAVVAELDPHIDRVNPKGGAIAIGHPLGMSGARILGTLARSMRDAGTKWGIASLCVGVGQGQAMLLENIN
- a CDS encoding GNAT family N-acetyltransferase produces the protein MIVSTATMADLPQLLELVAEYQSEGEEFEAQPENINREYLTEILENDRLGLVFIGRTSSGIPVGFLLMYLTPSTLEADRVPTILDMFVRPSQREKGFGRQLFDHAIRWARKEKFAHIDCPVENMNMVAQYLFDYYKADSSGRILYSIDLTKE
- a CDS encoding proprotein convertase P-domain-containing protein yields the protein MTLRKNSFVSIVILLLTGLVWAKTPSEPRKHFGRSLPQMEALRSPHSPLDVLYSWTEGPDSILDLETIVATINVPESFNVEDVDAGVTITHPYVRDLTLWLERDSVYIDSFIARIDTIWDTDSTFHRDTLWGTEPIDSVARVLLLDLFPGDDIENMTGCWFDDDAGRGIYEGLPPFTGGFRPLRSMDTQFAGHDAQGEWRLIVRDRFLFDEGVLEGFWLEINGIPSLTGTVTNSVNGNPIANATVLVMDTSLADTVGQVSTLTNGTYSFSRFPEGTYRVQVNAANYDSAYADGIVVTTGQTTVQNFTLVPRVGFTDVPYTGSPVPIPDLTQVIVPLEVTGLTGNIQDLDVTVSITHPYIADMFIAIQHPNSDSVVLFNPPLSPSLGANMTNCRFDDEASTPIGSGTGPFTGSYRPFSNLSQLDTLEPSGTWNLIVEDAGEADEGTLQSFTLHFELPLTEDAEEPVVVRDFQLHPAYPNPFNASVNLTLDVVRAQNVELLVFDVTGRLVETLHSGMLNMGSHRFIWSPLSRASGVYFVRAQTLDANQTIKTLLLK
- a CDS encoding carboxypeptidase regulatory-like domain-containing protein, whose amino-acid sequence is MQRITRLFVLTLLLIVVGAAFAGKARGPEASLVSKSGEVHNISPGVSAFRLPEVGSRRPGSLDEVIISEDFEDYANGSLPPGWTQVDVDNGSCPVTGFGGFSRWIVFSGIPAHSGTKFVANAYNAPPVPNNDWLILPQQNLTGEITLSYWAASQDPSYLETFEIRVSTTGSTPADFTNLVSTHVDVPSTYTQYTDDLSAYAGSPFYIAFHYTSVDEFILKVDDILLEAGEAAPTGTISGTVTNFETSAPIVGATVEIEGGGSTETDANGAYSFDVPAGTYTLTASAQSFEDETIAGVEVVVEQTTTVDFALVPSSTVTTDYPSAATPVNIPDQSPTGANKTMTITDDFLIEDLDVTVNITHTWVSDLDLYLISPWGDTVQLAEDPTTFPPGANMTNCRFDDEAAVAFNYETLTAPFTGSWQPFEELGAFEGFTTQGIWTLRAVDNEQADVGSIGVFIVHVLHEASAVGPRGEGIPTGFAMHEAFPNPFNPSTRIDFDVPATTNGELKIYNSLGQEVATLVSGQLATGLHSVYFDASALTSGIYFAQLRAGSFVATQKLVLMK